Within Vicia villosa cultivar HV-30 ecotype Madison, WI linkage group LG1, Vvil1.0, whole genome shotgun sequence, the genomic segment aataaataatcaaatatgtttttttattaatacttATATCTTCACAATTTTTAAAATGTAGATTGCCATGTCAACAAATATTTTAAATCCAATTTTTTAGATCTGCACCTAAGGATCATCCTCAAACATAAGCCACGCCTCCGCAAAACCTATTCCCTAAAAAAAAGTCGGCTAGATCTGTTTCTAGAAATGACAGATATGCTTATAAAAAAACATGTTGATGACTGAACTTAAAAATTTTAGCACCTCAGGGACATGGAAATAGAATTTTTAGTATATGGGATAAATGAAATTAGTAATAGCTTGCTAAAAAAAATTAGTTCATTACTGTTtgcaataaaattagtaaaaatatctTCGGCTATTTTCCACTCAAATGCATAAACTACCTGAAGTCATTCTTTAAATAGAAAATCTCAATTCATGAGTTAATCATGAGAGTGGGCTGCAAAAGTGATATGACATTTTGCTGGAAACAACAGTTTGGTAAACAAATATCGATTAGAGTTAGTTTGcaataatttttcattaaaaaaacactAATCTTTTCAAAAACCACTTGAGCATTACTCAATATAATAGGACCAAAATCAAGCttataatcaaatcaaataagaGTAAAGAGAGTAAACTAATAACTGTTCCTAAAAAAAAATAGGTTTGAAAGCACTGTGATTAATGAATCGTCAGCGAGGAAAGATAATCCAGTTTGCATGttaattcttcaaaatctcaGGCAACCCAACCCTTCTGGAGAAAATTGCATTTGATTTCAATCTAGATGAGATTCAGCATATTGCAATGCATAACAGGGTCCTACTGTATACTTAGAGGTACTAGAAGAACAAAGGAAATGGAAACTAATATCCATACAAGACATTATGAGGAAACTATCTTAAATGTATGTTTGGATTGCCCGTGAGTTTGGCAGAATTATAATGAGACACCGTGATTTTGACAAAAATTATACTTTGGAGTTTCAACAAAATCACAGTGTAATTAAGATTTTGTCAAACTCATTGTGATTCCAAAAATGCACTAGTCAAAATTTACGACTTTAGGACCTTTCTTTGGTTTTACATTGCCATCTTTGGACTTGGCAGACTTGTTCTTCTCATCGTTTATTATTGCTTGTGAGGTAAAGTCATCTTCCATATCATCTCCGCTCAAAAATTTGGTAACTTGACCCTTGGGCCTCTCGTCAGTTCTCAGCACTGAAAGAAAGAATGTGGTTATCCAACCATGTTATATATAAGCATCCTTTCTAGATGACTAAAAATACTTAGCAATCCAATACAATAAGAAGAAATCACAAATCAATGCATTGAAATTGATGATATACAGAAAGAGCTAAGGCTGGGGTAAGACTGGCTGCATACAAGAGCATTTGTGATTTTGATTACAGCATGAATATTTAAGACTAAGAAAAAACTTCCAAGTTAACGGTTGGCATGGGGGTCCAGACATTTAATAGTCATTCATCACTCATCTTTGGTATAACGAGATCTCTGACATCTCTTTATTATGGGTGAAACCTCAAACAAAAACTGAAACAAAGATATTGATCACATTGAACGAGAACAATGGCCACTGACCCGTTAAACAAATTTGACAAGATAAAGGAAGATAATACATATGCGATTAAATCAAGAAGGTTGGATAGTCCATATCCTGATGAGTCATGATTCTCAAAATTTATCACTATGTTTACAAGGATGACACATAATCATTAAAATATGATACTGTAGAGAACAAGGAATGTAAATGGCAGCCATGGCACCGCCCTGACAGAATGGCATGGTGGATTTTTTTGACAATTGCCATAGGAAATCTGTGAAGGGATGCCATGGTTATAAAACGAAATTCAAATTGTGAATTGAAGAAGTACCTATTTTGCAAACTGTGAGTAGAATCTTATTATGAATCTTAAGAcacataatataaaaataaaaaatgtatcatATTTTTAAGCAAAAACAATTGATGTTGCATAATGGTGGCCATGGTGGAATGGGTGGCAGTGTATTTGACAATCACCATAAGCAATTTGTGATGGGATGTCTGCCATGGCAACCCTATAGGCCGCAATTTCGTGTTTATATGGCAGATCTTGGGCAAAGATAGTTCCACAATATTCTGCCAACAACAATGTTGAATACAACTAACATGGCAAAATATATAAGCAACATGACATAATTGAAGATTCAACTTAATTCAAGTCATTAATCAAATGACAAAAGAAAAGTGGATGGCTATACAAAGTACAACAAAACTAGTTGGCTACATTAAGTATCGTATGTGGTTCTTTAGAATGAATTAGGATTCATCACGGTGAATCAAGATATGACACAAAATTGAACTAGCATTCAACCATAGCTTGTTGAAAGCGCGGCAAAATTGAACTAGTATCATGTTTATTGAGAGAAGCAAACAAATAGATTGCCATCAAACATATAGAAGCACAGAAATTCATTCAGTCTCGGCTAAAGAAAAAACTTACAGTTGTGAACAGGCCCTTTAGCAGCACCACCAAATCCACTTTGCCCTTTGTCAGGACAATCCTTTGCCAAATGTGTCACACCACCACATAGTTTACAACAACCACCCTATCATAAACAAGTGTTGTCAATTGAACTTAACCGACGGTTATACTTTTGAAAGAAAAGAGTATACTGCAATATAAACAACCCTGAAAAGCTTATAAAAATAAGCTAAAACCAACTTATAGACATGTTAAAGCTATGAAACACTGACACACAGGAAACATGACACCAACACTGGATGTGAATACATTAAACGTAATCATAAATGTTGGTGTCTGCATCAGTTTTGGACTCCGACACTCATCTTTATTCAGAGGTGTCTGTGCAACCTAGGATATAAACTGATTACAAAAACTCTCAAAAGTACTTATACTATAGATAAGCGGAAATAAACCAATGCAGTGCAATTGTGCAAATAGACCCAATATACCTTTGGATAAATGCCATTAGCATTTTTAGGGCAATTCCTACTCAAATGCCCTTGTTCATTACAAACAAAACACTCAGCAAACTTTGTCCCTCCTTCTTCAAGCGGATACGGACAATTAGCAAGAGAGTGACCATTATCACCACAATTATAACAAAACTTCACATCCTTCGAACCCTCAGGACAATTCTGAGCTCTATGCCCCCGTCGCCGACACCGCAAACAAATCTTATTCCTCTCCCACTCAGCTTTCTCGCTGCAAAACTTAGCGATATGATCTAATCCCTTGCAGATGAAACAGCTGTCACCGGGTTTCATTCCGGGGACTCGAAGGGGGCGTTTTCCGGTACGCGGTTTGTCTTTTGAGTCGGGCTTTTTGCGTTTGAATTTGGGTTTTTTCTTTTTCGATGGGTCTTTTGGGGGAGTGGGTTCTGGTTTGGGGAAGAGAGAGGGGTTTTCGGCTTTGAAGCGTTTCTTGGCGAGGCGTTGTCTTTGGTTCACCATTTTTGTGGGTTGGTTGTTGATTAGGTTGGGTTCCGATGGGGTAACGCTGCAATGGTTTTTTTGAGATTGCGGCTGCGGCTGCGGTGCTGAGCTGAAACAAATCGAAAGGGTTTTGTATTCCGAAAATAAAAATTTCGAAGGGTTTTTCTCCCTTTTGTTTTCCCCTGTTTTGTGTAACTGTAATTTAgttatgtatttatattttttcattaggcttaaatgcacttttagtctacctattttaatattttttaaaatttagttcctctattttaaaaactaattttttttgtccCTAAACTTTATATCACTTGAGATTTTCATTGTCCCCTTCAAATTTTGCATATGTGACATTGATGATtggaataaaaaatatatcattaatTACATGGCATTAATGACTAGATAAATatcttaatttatatttttaaaattatttattaatgaatacaaattttaaaaaaatttcatatcggATGAAAACCTATCTAAATTTGATATCTTTACAATTCAGCCCACTAGTACCCACAAGTGCTCACTTATATATCATTTTCAAAGctatataaaaactaaaaattttAGTTGAGAAAAAGATGTGGGATTTGTAcgcactatttttttttttttaaattctattcATTGCTTGCTGCTAATGATGATGAGATTGTATAGCTTCTTCATGAATCATGAGATTGCATCGCAAAAAGGATACCATTTCAGTGAGCTTCTTCATTGTTAAGCTTCTTAAATGGTATGTATATATGTATTAGTTTACATGTCAATTTTGTTAAATCTACTGCCAAGGTAGAATCTATGTTTTTTACTTTTGTAAAACACTCCAAAGAACACACACATACAAATGGAAATAATATAGGTGGTTCCCTAAAATTGGGAGACTCTTATCAAACCTTTGCATAGTCATTAGTACTTTTATCAATGCAAATGGACAACGTGTTTGTGTTTTAACAAATATAAGAGAACAAGTCTGCTATTTCAATTCCATACAAATGtttgaatgaattttttcaaagCTTTACGTTATGTATTGAAAGTTTTAAGGTAAGATATTTTAATGTATCGAAAGTTTTAATGTAAGATCTCTGCAGTTAGAAATTTTGATAGGAAATAGATTGTGCATTTTCTATGTGAGGTGGTTTTTCATTGATGATGTCTAGAGCTGCTCCATCTGTCATGCATTTGGTACAAACTAGATCATGTTAGTGTGTGGTATAAAATCTAGCTTCTGTTATGGTATGCTTATGGTGTGTGGTATGATCAACCACTTGCTCACATTTCTTGGTTCATCATCAATGGTTGGCACCTCTCATGGTGTGCTTAACAGTGTTAGGAAGTGTTGTGTTGTTAGTTCAGTTGGAGAGTTAAAAGAGAAAATGATAATAATGGTAATGTAGTGCTTTATTATTAGACTAAGTCCCACATCGATTTACAAGAAAAAATAACTATTTATATAGCTCACAACTACAACAATTATTACACTCTTGTGGATTAGAAAAATGTTGAAGTGACACGTGAGAAAAAGCCTATATATTATAGTTTAAAATttctattaattaatatatataaattatagtttaaaatttttataaattaatatatatatatatataaataattaatttcaaataattaatttattatgtaaaaaattaattaattatataaaaaattgtaaattaataaattatcccAGTCAACAATTTCGactcattaaaaataattattttattttactaattaacgcCATGTCACTAAAACTGGAGGAGGACTAACTAAATCCGTAAAGTTTAGGGACTAAAAAGttggtttttaaaatagagggactaaaagttaaaaaatatcaaaatagggggaacaaaagtgcatttaaaccttttaattatttaatttttcaataatCAAAATGgcttttttgtttaattatttaattttacttAAATAATCTGATTTTTTCTTGTATCTTGTACACAATTACAAAGATTATATAATAGACGATATAGTTCtccttaaaaaaatttaatactatTGCATGTTTAAGTTATTAATTGGCTTAATACTTAATTTGGTCCTCTACCTATACATTAGGGTCCAATTTGGTCCTtctattaacaatatataaaagttaaacTATTTGGAAATTCCACGTATACCCTAATTGAGTTTAACTTAAACTAATCTAATAATTAAGGCAAATTAGTCTATTTGTTAAATACTACAATATGGTTGATTGTAATATTAATTTTGCTGACATGTCAAGATAATATTTTTTGTTGCTATTTTAAtacctttttaatttattttaattacatccATTATCCCACAAAATAATCAAGGTTTTGGGGCAAAAAACACTCATTAGTCTGCAGACCAATAAATATTAGCGTGCATAACTGTTCCACAGAGTATTCAAAGACATGCACACAACTTCCCACAcgtttttcaaattttttgtcATTACCTAAGTTATTACTATCATTATCCTAACTTTATTTATTCTAAACAATTACAAATGCAGTGTCACTAATAACAATTTTTCACATGCTAGGGATCTGAAAGGGAAGGGTTTAGAGAATACAAACCACAAATCTTTCTCATCTTATTTTCATTCCTCCTCTCACTCTTCGATTTTTCTTCGTTCAGCCTCCATTTGGAAAAATCTACAATTTGTCAAaacccttcttcttcttattcttctaaATACTAATTTATATGTTTCTGGTGTTTGTTTCCATTTTCAGATCCAGAAGCTGAAATATTCGCTTTATCTCCTAACACTTTATTAGCGACAAATCTGAAATTCATCGGCAAGGCCATAACATGTCGTGGGAATTTGGTTCGAATGCTCTGTCCAATGAAATTCACCGGCAAGGCCAATACTAATGTTAtttcataatattaataaaatattttattttattttatgatagtcttaaataattttaaattaatgattTGGGAATTGAGTTTTTTTGGACAGATCAATCATTAATACAGAAAAATGTCAAAGTCTGGGTTGTTTTGAGAAAAGAAATTTTGTTTGTGTTGAAGAAGTGTTGTTGTTTTCGGTTTTGATTTTgttaaaagagaaaagagaatagAGATTGGAGAAGATCAATCAGTTGCTAtctttttggaattttgaaagtGGAGCAAAAGGATTAAGCGATTTCTGAAAGTGAATCACAATGGATGAAAGTGCAGTAAcattgtttttttctcttttcattaaatccttttgtttttaattatttattttatttaattaatatctcTTTTTTTTAGACAATAGGATTTTTGAGTTATCTTGGGCCATTGATTTTCACttattagtattaatttacaGATTCATGTTTGATTTGATATGATTTAATTGTTGGTATATAGTATTTAGTATTTACTTTTTTTAACTACAACTGATATTATATCTCCGTATCCAATGTTTCTCTACAGAAAGTCTGCTCATGGGACGAATAGACTGCAGCTGTTTGATTTGGTTGCTGTTATAAATATCTGAAATGCTTTGTAAGTGGTGTTCTATATTAGTTTCAACCTGTTTTGGGTTTTATGCCAGAACATGAAGGTTTATATGCTACTCTTTTGTGTAGGTGGTCAGATGTTGGCTTACAAATGATGTGTTAGTAATGCATTATGTTTGATGTTTATTGAATGGATTTTGTAACagtcaaataatatatttaacatTTGCAAAGTGAGTTGGAAAAGTATAGAGATAATGATTCGTCTGCCTTTGAATTAATGAGTTAAGAAATGTTTCTTTTTTGAAATTTATATGAATACTTATTGAATGATTTAGAAAATAATCTTAATACTTTCATTGGCAATCAAGACACTGGTGTATTGGTATTACTATCAAAAGGGTAAATAATTGATGTTGCTCATACATCAACAAACAGATGGGCAAGTTCTACTTTCTCTATTTTCACATTCATGTTGTCCTGCTATATTGTGTCTGACATATGAAATTTTGTATACTCATACTATGATAATGATGCTTATGCATATTGCAGATGATATTTTCACTCTGAAAAAGCAATGGTGTTCGAACAAATTTCCTCGGGCTAAGGAACAAGTACCAGATTGAATAAATGattgtaataccctaccaatatgtgtctagaatcatattagcagaatactaataactggtattgagtacatacaaaagtcaggagtaataaaataagatgtatacatttcaaaatcatctcgaagatggatacaattgatatgtctacacaatgataataatacacagcggaagaaaagatcaggcacagtcttcacggcatccggtcaaaagctcttgatccaagcatctagcaaaactcgatcttccacggtacctgaaaaataataagatgaatggggtgagattactaaatctcagtgagttcccctatcttatgggttctctcggctctacagggtacatacatcaactacaaatccatgtcagatcctaaggtttcctcactatccagtacaggaaagcatgtcaactcgtagcaccacgattgaatgtccactgaccatccgattagatattctgagaacatatcacatgttcggatattaggtacatgtttcctccagaatagaTCTTTCGGGTTTACCTACCAACCTTCTGttgggagcta encodes:
- the LOC131643561 gene encoding uncharacterized protein LOC131643561 → MVNQRQRLAKKRFKAENPSLFPKPEPTPPKDPSKKKKPKFKRKKPDSKDKPRTGKRPLRVPGMKPGDSCFICKGLDHIAKFCSEKAEWERNKICLRCRRRGHRAQNCPEGSKDVKFCYNCGDNGHSLANCPYPLEEGGTKFAECFVCNEQGHLSRNCPKNANGIYPKGGCCKLCGGVTHLAKDCPDKGQSGFGGAAKGPVHNLLRTDERPKGQVTKFLSGDDMEDDFTSQAIINDEKNKSAKSKDGNVKPKKGPKVVNFD